The DNA region agacacgtttgacacgccaatttatttgtgttaaccCGAAATGACCTACTTAACACAACCCGTTTAACTCgtattacaaataaatattcattttattttagatttgtcaaatacttatccaacatatatttttaaaaaaagaaaagtgagtaattacaaaaaacttataagggatataattgaaaattgaaactttacaaatcctagatctctaaaccctacaacccctaaatctctaaaccttcttaaaaatatctaattttattttagctgTACTACTCACTCTACTATTTTATAAACTCACgcccaattctcaaactcaaagtctcaaaccggttatttctctctctctctctcatgtgtttagtgagttttagaattaaagaaaaccgTTTTCTTAGTATTTCAAAATTctgtaataattttttctgcataatgTTTTTGTTCTACAAACTTTGAACCCATATGCCATTATTAATATATGAGATATATTAATTGTTAATTAAAGCTACAGTTGTAGCCTTTGTCTTgtgctgtgtttttttttttttggtgtttgtatTAGTGTCAAACATCGTCTGCATATCTTgcttttaaaattgttgaggCATGATCATATTTTGTAACTACTaatacttatttatatatatattggcatAGAACTTGTACAAATGAAATTGGATGAGCTTGtagaaaatgttatgaatttggACATCAACAAAGAATCTATGAATGATAATTGTAGTCATAGTTAGAATTAGTCTACTGTCTGCCCCAATTCTTCTAATATTGATACTTAGCATTTGGCGAGTTccaaggatattatatttttgttgaactatgttatttcatttttgttaaactatgttattttgaatttgggttgaagtgcATGCACTTCttttagagtgtaaagaacttatttctagatgaatgttatatttttgttgaactatattattttgaatgtgggttgaagacttgaagtatatatattgcttttgggatgtaaaaataataatttctagatgaatgttatatttaatattatataggTTGAAATAGGTTGTATTACATCCGTGTCAACCCAAcacgactcgtttattaagtgtttcaaatgggttgggtcaagtcaacccgccttattaacATGTCAAGTTAGGGTTGAAGAATCATGACACAATTATTAAATAGGTCGGGTTAGAGTTGAGCTATTTAGTCGAATCCTACgtcgacacgacacgaacccgacactaACCCGAATTGACACTCCTAATCTTTAGAAATATTCCCACTTATccatcttaacattctcatttctACTACAATCATTTTATAGATATGTTGCTTCTTAACACCCAACATTCGGTACGAGCATAGCTGGTCGCACTCGTATATTagtcttataaaatttttcatttaactTAATAGGTATTCTGCAATCACATAATATTCTTGACGCACTTCTTCACTTCATCCACCATTACATTCCAATGTTCCATGTACCCCATTGTAGTCCTACTTAAACAAAAGCACACACTAGAATCTAAAGGCTTAAAAAAAACATCTAGGAGCAATACATTATTCCatctcactcttttttttggtttagttattaatttattaaacaagACTACTTTGGTTACATACAGAACCATAATGATTCAAAAAACTGACGAATGGGAGTTACTATCAGCAAATCCTCATGCCTGAGACCAATCCAACAACAATCTAGCAAACACCACTATCAATTGTATCCCTATAATTTCCATATCCTCATATATACGAGGATTCCGTTCCCACCACAACATCCACATCAACAacaaacacaacacaaccaAATCAAATGCTATAAGATTATGCTAAAAACCATTATTCAATCTCATTCATACCGCCACAAAATCCATATCAACATAATGCTATGCCAAAAAAGGAACTGTAAAACTAATAAGTAGTCCATATAGAATTAAATTTAGACGTTGTTCTAAACCAGCATTATCAGGATTCAAAAATAGAGcctaaaaaaaaactgagaaatttagagatagaaaataaataCACAACAACAACAGTAGCGAATACAGTCTAATAACCCACCATTCTCAAAATTCTAACAAAAGCAATCAAACTGAGacaataaaataagaagaaaaagcgAGCAAACCTcgcgatctctctctctctcagtcgaGAGGAACCTCCACGTCACCATCGGAAATCTCCTGCTGCAAATCCTTAGGGTCTTTGCCATCGACGGTGCATCCGACGGAGACACAGGTTCCAAGAATCTCCTTCACGGTTCCACTGAGGTCCTTAGCCATTGACCTAGGGCGCATCACCTTGGCGATCTCGACGACGTCGTCGAGCGAGATGTTGCCGTTGTGCTTGATGTTCTTGGTCTTCTTGCGATCGCGCTCGGGTTCCTTGAGAGCTTTGATCACTAAGGCGGCGGCGGAGGGGACAACCGAGACCTTGGCTTGGCGGTTCTGGACGGTGAGCTTTACGGTGACGCGGAGGCCCTTCCAATCCTTGGCGGTCTCCTTTGCGATGTCTTCTCCGATCTTTTTGGGGGAGAGACCCAAGGGACCGATCTTTGGGGCGAGTGAGCTGGCGGCTCCGACCTCGCCGCCGGTGACTCGGACGTAGACGTCCACCACTTGGGAGGGGTCGAGCTTTGGAGGCATGGTGGCAGGTTTTCACAATGTGCAAGTGGTGGAGGAGGAAATGAAAGTTAGGGTGTTGCTCAGGTTTTATAATGCTAgggttttggggtttgggttttttctttttctttttttcttttttttttacaggtaTAGTTTGGAGTGGTGTGTTTGGTTACTAATCTTTAGATTTAAGAAAGTCATCaggtgtctttttcttttttcttttttcttttttcttctttgggtttaggtttttaatatttatttttatatattctaagtttttttttttttttttttgacaaccatattttaatataatttcttcATAAGATGgaataaaccaaagaaaataagTTATATCTAACTACAttctccaaaataaaaaagttatatctAACTAAGCTTCTAATATTTGTGTGGTTCTTGTTATTTCCATTAGTTGCGAAAACATATTGTCTTGTAATTGTGGAGTCCTACAGAATAGAATCAAAGGGAAGCTAACAAAAGCTTGTATCTCTCAATTGATTTATTGGTATTTCTATTTCCGATggagtaaaaaaaatcaaagggaAGTAGAGTGAAAATACATTCGTCTAAAATGTAATTGTGTTCTTGAAAATTATTACTAAAGCGTTCGTTTCTAAACAATActgtcatatatatatgtgtgtgtgtgtgtgtgtgtgttcactTTCTGCATTCCAGTATTTGGATTGTGGATACACATTGACTGTTAAAGTAGTAATTTCCTCGGTTGCATTAACAATTAACATGTTTCTCTTTCGGAGCATCTATGAGTTGTTAGCATTTTCAGGACATGGCATTACAAAGtgtaatgaatttttattagacAAGGGTGAGAGTGTGAAGACATAGCTAGAAGTAAAAGTAACAGGGTTCCCTTATTAATGTTCCCTAACATTGTCTGGTTCCATACCATTTTTGCATTTGATGTATAAATCCTCCCTCCATACATAAATATGCATCACTCTCTGAAAATGGCAGGGCATTACTGCAGTCAGGATCAggatatattttttctataataaCAATTTTGCTATCCAAGATACACCCACTGAAGcttgaaaacaaagaaaattacaaGCACTGCTAAGTTGACTTTAATTCTACTGATAACAAAGATGAACAAAGTGAAGCTCATATCATTTTGCCAGAAAAGGGCGTCTGTACAGAAATATACATATAACCCAAACCTGAAAATCTGCCACAAACATATACAGCTGGTACAGCTACGAAGCCTGCAAGAAGGAAGGGTGTGGTGAATGTGTAATGATACAGGTGACACGGTGGAAACTAACCCAGCTATCTAAAACTCGAACCACTTTACAAAAACTAGTAAGGACTTCAAGCAGAAAAGGCAGTTTCCATTGCTTGAAAGATGGATGAGGTATCGAATCTAAAGTTTCTGAAGCTCTTGCCAGGTGCTGGGTTATCAGGCTCAGGTTTAGTTGACTGGTTCTCAATTATCATTGGGCTACTGCTGCTATTCCCAGTTGAACTGTTCTTTGCTTTCCAGACACACATTCCTGAACAAAATTCATAACATGCTCATCATCAGCAAAAGCAGACAAAAAACCATCACATCACCAGGGattcacaaagaaaaaaaaccaaagaaaccCATCATTTCAGGAATGCAGGATGGTGTGTACAACAAACTCAGCATTTGGCTTGGGAGCCTAGATGCTCTGAAGTTCCAAGTTAGACAAGCAACATTGTGGTGTTAAAACCCTTTGTCTTAGCCTCACCAACAACAGGGTTCATGAGAACTTGGAACTAGAAAGCAGCCTGGAATCTGGACAGCCTTTTTCACTCCCATATTTTCCAATTTTCCCCATTATTTCTCAACAAATCTAGTGGAAAGCTCTAATAACTGACCATAGGAATAATCATCTTCAGTTGGAAGTTGCAACAAATtaatattatcaatttatccTAAAGAGTAACCTAAAATCATCACTCAATTCCACCTCCCAACTTGAGATCTTCCACAAAGGGCGATCAAATATTCTTCATTGTAAAGATTAGCTCTTTTTAGTTCTAAAAGGGCCCATAGGACCAAGATGCTCAGCTTTATTAGTCCTATTAACATCaatgttttgttttgctttttgttttttgttttttgtttttcccacCTCTTTCCCTTCTCTAGTATCCGTTTGTTAGATTCATATAATAACCTGATATTTATAAGCTATCACATTTTCAAGAGAACAGGGGAGGAAAAACCTTTGAGAGGCATGTCAGATTTTGGAGCTATTGGGGGCTGATGTGTTGAAATCCATGATTTCAAAGATCTGCATGAAGAAATTGAATCTTTTAAGCACTGGACAAAGATGTTAAAACACCAAAGgaaataatcaaaataatagAACATAAGTACTCACGCCAAGAAGGGGGCCACCATGTAAAGCTTGAGGCCAGTAATCCCACGAGATATCACATCGTCATTTGCTGGCTGAAGTTCATCAAGCCGTTGCCATGCAATTTCCTGCaagcagaaaataaaaaagaatgccATTCAACATTACAATTATCCACAAGCTACTAGGTATAACATTCTGTCTAACAATGATTAAGAACCCTAACTCTCCCATAAAAGGACCCTTATTTGACTAGTAACAAATTAAAAGCCActcaaatcaagaaaataacaaacctaactctaaaatttcaaaaattacaagaaaaaaaatgataacaaataGACCCCTGTATTCTTCCCTACATCATGTAGGGAGACCCCCATGTCAATGATAATGACAATCAGGAAGTGGTAAccccaaaacaagaaaaagcaaaagacaGGTCAATGCCCCCAAcagccaaaacaaaaatttaagtacAAGTTCCCAATGACTCCCCAAAGCAAGAATTAAGGGTTCTGGTCACCGTCACACACCACCTGAAGTTTTTGAGATCCCCCCTCGAAAACAGGAGAGTTTGGCCAAACCATGAATATAATCTTCCATATTAATAAGAAATGTGTAATTCTATGCAAAAGAAACTTTTTGGTTATTCCCCTCTCAGTCTTGCTaagcaaaaaattaagaataaatacATCTATGGAGATGATCACATACACTGATCTCTTTTTTGGTAAGTGGAGCAAAGGAAGTGTCATCTTTCACACCAGCAATTATGTAGAGCCGCACTCGCTGCTGTCCAAATATCGACTCAATGTATTCATCTTTGTTAAGAAACTTAGAAACATCAAAACCTGTTTCCTCCAGGACCTGCATTCAACACAGAGAACAAATGGGTCAACATTCATATCTGCAAGACCGCATTGCACGCCTGCATCGTggggaagagaaaaaagagagagagatttaggTTACCAACTATAATTGGCATTCTTTGAGAAAATTCAATCAGAAACTGGTTTTCTAAGCTAGTAGGACAAAAAATGTAGTGAATCaattgtttcattaaaaaaaaaattgaaacaaagcACTTTAAAATCCAAATTGGTTATCATCAGTGAGCACACATTAGGGctgtgaaaagaaaaacaaaaaaccaaaaacaaaaaaaaaaccaaaaaaaccaaaaattgtgTGTACTGAACTGACAAACCGAATTTCTTGGTTTCAGTCAGTTAAGTTTtaggttttcatttttttcagttttggttttTACTTTGATCTTGATTTTGGAAATTTCCACCCCAAAACCAACCAaagcttttatatttttttaaaaaaatttccggGAGGGGTGTATTTCCTTAGTATAGTACtttcaacattttataaaattttattatcctAATCTAAATCCCCCATCCCCCACAGCCctcattttatttctttctagctctctct from Castanea sativa cultivar Marrone di Chiusa Pesio chromosome 6, ASM4071231v1 includes:
- the LOC142640476 gene encoding large ribosomal subunit protein uL11-like, which gives rise to MPPKLDPSQVVDVYVRVTGGEVGAASSLAPKIGPLGLSPKKIGEDIAKETAKDWKGLRVTVKLTVQNRQAKVSVVPSAAALVIKALKEPERDRKKTKNIKHNGNISLDDVVEIAKVMRPRSMAKDLSGTVKEILGTCVSVGCTVDGKDPKDLQQEISDGDVEVPLD
- the LOC142640475 gene encoding mRNA-decapping enzyme subunit 2, which gives rise to MSGMHRSSSAALKSGLPPQELLDDLCSRFVLNVPKEDLQSFERILFLVEYAHWFYEDNSVEKNPSLKSFTLKEFTSLLFNRCDVLKPYVAHLDDIFKDFTSYKVRVPVTGAIILDETYERCVLVKGWKGSSWSFPRGKKNKDEEDHACAIREVLEETGFDVSKFLNKDEYIESIFGQQRVRLYIIAGVKDDTSFAPLTKKEISEIAWQRLDELQPANDDVISRGITGLKLYMVAPFLASLKSWISTHQPPIAPKSDMPLKGMCVWKAKNSSTGNSSSSPMIIENQSTKPEPDNPAPGKSFRNFRFDTSSIFQAMETAFSA